From Solea senegalensis isolate Sse05_10M linkage group LG7, IFAPA_SoseM_1, whole genome shotgun sequence, a single genomic window includes:
- the pepd gene encoding xaa-Pro dipeptidase, with protein sequence MAASPQPVFWLGNETLRVSAALFAENRQRLCKGLKAKDGEQAKSVVVLQGGEQKQRYCTDTDLLFRQESFFHWAFGVTEPDCYGAIDVDSGKSILFVPKLPESYATWMGEIFTKEQFKEKYAVDEVQYTCDIVDVLSNLKPAVLLTLRGQNTDSGSICREASFEGISRFQVNNTRLHPVIVECRLIKTDMELEVLRYTNRISSEAHKMIMQCVKPGQKEYEMESLFQHYCYTKGGMRHTSYTCICGTGHNSSVLHYGHAGAPNDKTISDGDMCLFDLGGEYYCYSSDITCSFPANGKFTPDQKAIYEAVLKSSRTVMAAIKPGVKWTDMHRLADRIHLEELVKIGILNGSVDDMMKVHLGSVFMPHGLGHLLGIDVHDVGGYPEGVERILEPGLKSLRMGRLVQERMVLTVEPGIYFINHLLDQALAEPTQSCFITNQVLARFRGFGGVRIEDDIAVTANGIELLTCVPRTVEEIEAFMADSAKPFYPMVSNKKV encoded by the exons ATGGCTGCATCACCACA ACCTGTCTTCTGGCTGGGTAATGAGACCCTGAGGGTGTCTGCTGCTCTTTTTGCTGAGAACCGACAAAGACTGTGCAAAGGGCTGAAAGCCAAAGACGGAGAGCAGGCGAAGTCAGTGGTGGTGCTGCAGGGAGGGGAGCAGAAGCAGAGATACTGCACTGACACAGACCTGCTTTTCAGGCAG GAGTCTTTCTTCCACTGGGCTTTTGGAGTAACGGAGCCTGACTGTTATGGAGCCATTGATGTGGACTCTGGGAAATCCATCCTTTTTGTTCCCAAACTGCCTGAAAGCTATGCCACTTGGATGGGAGA GATCTTTACTAAAGAGCAGTTCAAGGAGAAGTACGCTGTTGATGAGGTGCAATACACCTGTGAC atTGTTGATGTCCTGTCCAACCTCAAACCAGCAGTGCTCCTAACACTG CGAGGACAGAATACAGATAGTGGGAGTATCTGCCGTGAAGCCTCCTTTGAAGGAATTAGCCG gttcCAAGTAAACAACACTCGCTTACACCCAGTCATTGTGGAATG ccgTCTCATCAAGACCGATATGGAGCTGGAGGTTCTGCGCTACACCAACAGGATTTCCAGTGAAGCCCACAAAATG ATCATGCAGTGTGTGAAACCTGGGCAGAAAGAATATGAAATGGAGAG CCTGTTTCAGCACTACTGCTACACTAAAGGAGGGATGCGCCACACTTCGTACACCTGTATCTGTGGAAC GGGCCATAATTCATCTGTCCTCCACTATGGTCATGCTGGAGCTCCCAATGATAAGACAATCAGTGATGGAGACATGTG TTTGTTTGACCTGGGTGGAGAGTACTACTGTTACTCATCAGACATCACCTGCTCCTTCCCAGCCAATGGCAAGTTCACGCCTGACCAGAAGGCCATCTATGAGGCTGTCCTCAAGTCCTCTCGAACTGTCATGGCTGCCATCAAACCAG GTGTGAAGTGGACTGACATGCACCGTCTGGCTGACCGCATTCACCTGGAGGAGCTGGTGAAGATTGGTATCCTGAATGGCAGCGTGGACGACATGATGAAGGTTCACCTGGGCTCCGTCTTCATGCCCCATGGACTGGGACACCTGCTGGGCATCGATGTGCACGATGTTGGAGGCTATCCTGAG GGGGTGGAGCGCATCCTTGAGCCTGGACTGAAGAGTCTTCGGATGGGCCGCCTGGTGCAGGAGAGGATGGTCCTCACCGTTGAACCGGGTATTTACTTCATCAACCACCTGCTGGACCAGGCCTTGGCTGAACCAACCCAGAGCTGCTTCATTACAAACCAAGTGCTGGCTCGCTTCCGCGGCTTTGGAGGG GTTCGCATTGAAGATGACATAGCAGTGACGGCAAATGGCATAGAGCTGCTGACCTGTGTCCCTCGTACCGTGGAGGAGATAGAGGCCTTCATGGCCGACTCTGCAAAACCATTCTACCCCATGGTCAGCAACAAGAAAGTCTAA